The following coding sequences are from one Streptomyces sp. V3I7 window:
- a CDS encoding NUDIX domain-containing protein produces MSETKRQVVNSVPNSHCSSCGSPYGADISGWPRICPACEAVAYRNPLPVAVALQPVYDTQGTALVVITRTVEPARGATALPGGYVDDREDWRQAVVRELREETGIDVAARDVRLADAMSSPDGHLLLFGLLPERPADSLPPSAATDETEGWHLLRRPEELAFPLHTLATRAWFEGRYV; encoded by the coding sequence GTGTCCGAAACCAAGCGGCAAGTCGTCAACTCCGTGCCGAACTCGCACTGTTCGAGCTGTGGATCGCCCTACGGCGCGGACATCTCCGGCTGGCCCCGCATCTGCCCGGCCTGCGAGGCCGTCGCCTACCGCAACCCGCTGCCGGTCGCGGTCGCCCTCCAGCCCGTGTACGACACCCAGGGCACCGCCCTGGTCGTCATCACTCGGACCGTCGAGCCCGCGCGCGGGGCAACGGCCCTCCCCGGCGGCTACGTCGACGACCGCGAGGACTGGCGGCAGGCCGTCGTCCGCGAGCTCAGGGAGGAGACGGGCATCGACGTGGCCGCCCGGGACGTCCGGCTCGCCGACGCGATGAGCTCACCGGACGGACACCTGCTGCTCTTCGGGCTGCTCCCGGAACGCCCCGCCGACAGCCTGCCGCCGTCGGCCGCCACCGACGAGACCGAGGGCTGGCACCTGCTGCGCAGGCCCGAGGAACTGGCCTTCCCACTGCACACGCTGGCCACGCGCGCGTGGTTCGAGGGCCGCTACGTCTGA
- a CDS encoding M15 family metallopeptidase — MTRLSRAARGLVTAVAALLTVTAASTTARATPEPKAPKDFVALSTVDPTIVQEMRYFTPHNFVGERVDGYEQPICILTRPAAEALQQAQKSLLRQGYTLKVYDCYRPQRAVDHFVRWAEDLNDQAMKGEFYPNVDKTRLFADGYIAEKSGHSRGSTMDLTIAKLPARPTHPYVPGQTLVPCYAPKDQRFPDNSVDMGTGFDCFDTLAHTLDPRIQGEQRANRLLLKSTLENLGFVNLAEEWWHYTYKPESYPNTYFDFPVSRKSLTAAR; from the coding sequence ATGACACGACTCTCCCGTGCCGCGCGCGGTCTCGTCACCGCCGTCGCCGCCCTGCTGACCGTGACCGCCGCCTCCACCACCGCCAGGGCGACACCCGAACCGAAGGCGCCGAAGGACTTCGTGGCCCTGAGCACCGTGGACCCCACGATCGTCCAGGAGATGCGCTACTTCACCCCGCACAACTTCGTCGGCGAGCGGGTCGACGGCTATGAGCAGCCGATCTGCATCCTCACCCGCCCCGCCGCCGAGGCGCTCCAACAGGCCCAGAAGAGCCTGCTGCGCCAGGGCTACACCCTCAAGGTGTACGACTGCTACCGGCCGCAGCGCGCCGTCGACCACTTCGTCCGCTGGGCCGAGGACCTCAACGACCAGGCAATGAAGGGCGAGTTCTACCCGAACGTCGACAAGACCCGGCTCTTCGCCGACGGCTACATCGCGGAGAAGTCAGGACACAGCCGCGGCTCCACCATGGACCTGACGATCGCCAAGCTCCCGGCGCGCCCCACCCACCCCTACGTCCCCGGTCAGACCCTCGTGCCCTGCTACGCGCCCAAGGACCAGCGTTTCCCGGACAACTCCGTCGACATGGGCACCGGCTTCGACTGCTTCGACACGCTCGCCCACACCCTGGACCCGCGCATCCAGGGTGAGCAGCGCGCCAACCGGCTCCTGCTCAAGAGCACCCTGGAGAACCTCGGCTTCGTGAACCTTGCCGAGGAGTGGTGGCACTACACCTACAAGCCCGAGTCCTACCCGAACACGTACTTCGACTTCCCCGTCTCCCGGAAGTCACTGACCGCAGCCCGGTGA
- a CDS encoding TIM-barrel domain-containing protein, whose translation MEGRDLVRSVKVVGSARAAQGLRTLRAAWRRRRSDAVGLPPRGAERARVPGLVQDAEPGPGGGVIRFGRSELRITVTVTGAVFWGWDGAGPEPSYALAGRCPEPDPRVVLEPDKDGGWRVVAERVTIVVSRHGAVEVCTPGGVTLRRDLPPRWWEPVAGGTARWMQRSEVAADARFFGLGGRASGLRLRDGSYRLWNTDPGHAFGRGDDPLYLTMPVQFVVADAGAHLMFHDTSWDGTVTLREGEEGAGSGHDRAGRCELRMDGGPLRCWVVVGTPARVLHAWASLTGAPALPPAWALGHHHARWGFGSEQEVRRIVAGYQERGLPLDAVHLDIDHYDAHQVFTVDQERFPKLPVLAEELRRDGIRLVSIVDPAVKAAPGNAVYDSGSAVDAFVRDAAGEPVRGVVWPGESVYPDFTHPRVRAWWGALYEERLEQGFAGFWHDMNEPTSFHAFGESTLPRSARHSLEGRGGDHREAHNVYALCMARAGYEGLRERAPQERPFLFSRSGWAGIQRYGGTWSGDVATGWPGLRASLSLVLGLGLCGVPYSGPDIGGFDGSPSPELFLRWFQLGAYLPLFRTHASLRAGRREPWEFGPDVLEHARAALVERRRLLPYFMTLAHLARRTGAPYVRPLWWGAPEDRALRDCEDAFLLGDCFLVAPVLDPGADRRAVQLPRGRWYDTVTEQAYEGPGQVLVDAPRSRIPVLARAGAVVPVRSDDGGLELEVWAPARGRTGGGLVVPDAGDGWGEPEIERYVARWEGRRVVVGRESEEGVSEPPCPVRVRGLG comes from the coding sequence GCAGGCGGCGTTCGGACGCGGTCGGGCTGCCTCCGCGCGGGGCCGAACGCGCGCGCGTGCCCGGGTTGGTCCAGGACGCGGAGCCCGGACCCGGGGGCGGTGTGATCCGGTTCGGCCGTTCGGAGCTGCGGATCACCGTGACGGTGACCGGGGCGGTCTTCTGGGGGTGGGACGGGGCTGGTCCCGAGCCGTCGTACGCGCTCGCGGGGCGTTGTCCCGAGCCGGACCCGCGCGTGGTGCTGGAGCCGGACAAGGACGGCGGCTGGCGGGTCGTGGCGGAGCGGGTGACGATCGTGGTCTCCCGGCACGGTGCGGTCGAGGTGTGCACGCCCGGGGGTGTGACGCTGCGCCGGGATCTGCCGCCCCGGTGGTGGGAGCCGGTGGCCGGCGGCACGGCGCGTTGGATGCAGCGGTCGGAGGTGGCCGCCGACGCGCGGTTCTTCGGGCTGGGCGGCCGCGCGTCGGGGCTCCGGCTGCGCGACGGGTCGTACCGGCTGTGGAACACCGACCCGGGGCATGCCTTCGGTCGGGGTGACGATCCGCTGTATCTGACGATGCCGGTCCAGTTCGTGGTGGCCGACGCCGGGGCGCACCTGATGTTCCATGACACTTCGTGGGACGGGACGGTGACGCTCCGGGAGGGCGAGGAGGGTGCCGGGTCCGGTCATGACCGGGCCGGGCGGTGTGAGCTGCGGATGGACGGCGGTCCGCTGCGCTGCTGGGTCGTGGTGGGGACACCCGCGCGCGTGCTGCACGCCTGGGCGTCGCTGACCGGGGCGCCGGCGCTGCCGCCCGCGTGGGCGCTCGGACATCATCACGCCCGCTGGGGGTTCGGCAGCGAGCAGGAGGTGCGGCGGATCGTCGCCGGTTATCAGGAGCGCGGACTGCCTCTGGACGCCGTCCATCTGGACATCGACCACTACGACGCGCACCAGGTGTTCACCGTCGACCAGGAGCGCTTCCCGAAGCTGCCGGTCCTCGCCGAGGAGCTGCGGCGGGACGGGATCCGGCTGGTGTCGATCGTCGATCCGGCCGTGAAGGCCGCACCCGGCAACGCCGTGTACGACAGCGGGTCGGCCGTGGACGCCTTCGTGCGGGACGCCGCCGGGGAGCCGGTGCGGGGTGTGGTGTGGCCCGGGGAGTCGGTCTATCCGGACTTCACGCACCCGCGCGTGCGCGCGTGGTGGGGCGCGCTCTACGAGGAGCGGCTGGAACAGGGCTTCGCGGGTTTCTGGCACGACATGAACGAGCCGACGTCGTTCCACGCCTTCGGTGAGTCGACGTTGCCGCGTTCGGCCCGGCACTCCCTGGAGGGGCGCGGCGGCGATCACAGGGAGGCGCACAACGTGTACGCCCTCTGCATGGCCAGGGCGGGCTACGAGGGGCTGCGCGAACGCGCGCCCCAGGAGCGCCCGTTCCTGTTCTCCCGCTCCGGCTGGGCGGGCATCCAGCGTTACGGCGGCACGTGGTCGGGCGACGTGGCCACGGGCTGGCCGGGGCTGCGGGCGTCCCTGTCCCTGGTACTGGGGCTCGGGCTGTGCGGGGTGCCGTACTCGGGCCCGGACATCGGCGGCTTCGACGGGAGTCCGTCGCCGGAGCTGTTCCTGCGGTGGTTCCAGCTGGGCGCGTACCTGCCGCTGTTCCGGACGCACGCGAGTCTGCGGGCGGGGCGCAGGGAGCCGTGGGAGTTCGGCCCCGACGTGCTGGAGCACGCGCGCGCGGCGCTCGTCGAACGCCGGCGGCTGCTGCCGTACTTCATGACGCTGGCGCATCTGGCCCGGCGTACCGGCGCGCCCTATGTGCGGCCGCTGTGGTGGGGCGCGCCGGAGGACCGGGCGCTGCGTGACTGCGAGGACGCGTTCTTGCTGGGCGACTGCTTCCTGGTGGCACCGGTGCTCGATCCGGGGGCGGACCGGCGTGCGGTGCAGCTGCCCCGCGGGCGCTGGTACGACACGGTCACGGAGCAGGCGTACGAGGGGCCGGGGCAGGTTCTGGTCGACGCCCCGCGGTCGCGGATACCGGTGCTCGCGCGCGCGGGTGCGGTGGTTCCGGTACGCAGCGACGACGGCGGGCTCGAGTTGGAGGTGTGGGCGCCGGCGCGTGGCCGCACCGGGGGCGGGCTCGTCGTGCCGGATGCGGGGGACGGGTGGGGCGAGCCGGAGATCGAGCGGTACGTCGCCCGCTGGGAGGGCCGGCGGGTGGTCGTCGGCCGGGAGAGCGAGGAGGGCGTGAGCGAGCCGCCCTGTCCGGTGCGAGTACGGGGCCTCGGCTGA